A window of the Streptomyces luomodiensis genome harbors these coding sequences:
- a CDS encoding cysteine dioxygenase family protein, which produces MTTPTAYPPARLLTARLGAFVGDVREAVGRGLAPDVTAYLVGERLAPHLGAADLLTPGQCEGDPDRYRQHVLHAEPDGSFSIVALVWLPGQRTAIHDHVSWCVTGVHEGEEHERRYRLVPDGPGSRLIAVEDVVNPRGAVCGFAPPGDIHRVWNACGTKAISIHVYGADIARLGSSVRRVYELPTADGR; this is translated from the coding sequence ATGACCACCCCGACCGCGTATCCGCCCGCCCGTCTCCTCACCGCACGCCTCGGCGCGTTCGTCGGCGATGTCCGCGAGGCCGTCGGACGGGGCCTGGCGCCCGATGTGACCGCCTATCTGGTGGGCGAGCGGCTCGCGCCCCACCTGGGCGCGGCCGATCTGCTCACCCCCGGGCAGTGCGAGGGCGACCCCGACCGCTACCGCCAGCACGTCCTGCACGCCGAGCCCGACGGCAGCTTCTCGATCGTCGCGCTGGTGTGGCTGCCCGGCCAGCGCACGGCGATCCATGACCATGTGTCCTGGTGTGTGACCGGCGTCCACGAGGGCGAGGAGCACGAACGCCGCTACCGCCTCGTCCCCGACGGGCCGGGCTCGCGGCTGATCGCGGTGGAGGACGTGGTCAACCCGCGCGGCGCGGTGTGCGGGTTCGCGCCGCCCGGAGATATCCACAGGGTGTGGAACGCCTGTGGGACGAAGGCGATCTCGATCCATGTCTACGGGGCGGACATCGCCCGCCTCGGCAGCAGCGTCCGGCGGGTCTACGAGCTTCCGACGGCGGACGGCCGGTGA
- a CDS encoding MFS transporter: protein MTPRDSHDADAVVADPVVTDAALPPAAGGDTILGRRYRALTLGIVTVVSLIAFEASAVNTAMPVAARALDGVELYAYAFTAYFTASLFAMTLSGEWCDRNGPSAPLFTGIAALGAGLLLSGSAQRMWMFVGGRAVQGIGGGLVIVALYVVVGRAYPRRLQPAVLASFSAAWVLPVIVGPLAAGTVTEQAGWRWVFLAIPVLVLPPLAVMLPALRALPPGERSPGMNRRRILLALAVATGAGLLQYAGQDLSWLSLVPAAAGLALLVPCVLRLLPAGTFRAARGLPSVILLRGVAAGAFVGAESFVPLMLVTQRGLSATVAGLSLTGGGLTWALGSWTQSRPRLEPYRERMMGLGMLLIAASIAAVPLALADSVPAWAVAVAWVFGGYGMGLVISSGSVLLLKLSRPEDAGSNSASLQVSDALGNIALVGLSGVLFVSFGGGSITATGPTTSHHPAAFGAVYAAMAAVAVVGAWVTTRLRPVTE, encoded by the coding sequence ATGACCCCTCGCGACTCCCATGACGCCGACGCTGTCGTCGCCGACCCCGTCGTCACGGACGCCGCCCTGCCCCCGGCGGCCGGTGGCGACACCATCCTGGGGCGGCGCTATCGCGCCCTGACCCTGGGCATCGTCACCGTCGTCTCCCTCATCGCCTTCGAGGCGAGCGCGGTGAACACCGCGATGCCGGTCGCGGCCCGTGCGCTGGACGGGGTCGAGCTCTACGCGTACGCCTTCACCGCGTACTTCACCGCGAGCCTGTTCGCGATGACGCTGTCGGGGGAGTGGTGCGACCGCAACGGGCCGTCGGCGCCGCTGTTCACCGGGATCGCGGCGTTGGGCGCCGGGCTGCTGCTGTCCGGTTCGGCGCAGCGGATGTGGATGTTCGTGGGCGGGCGCGCGGTGCAGGGTATCGGCGGCGGGCTGGTGATCGTCGCGCTGTACGTGGTGGTCGGCCGGGCCTATCCGCGGCGGCTCCAGCCCGCCGTGCTGGCGTCCTTCTCCGCCGCCTGGGTGCTGCCGGTCATCGTCGGCCCGCTCGCCGCCGGGACGGTCACCGAACAGGCCGGCTGGCGCTGGGTGTTCCTCGCCATCCCGGTGCTGGTGCTGCCGCCGCTCGCGGTGATGCTGCCCGCGCTGCGCGCCCTGCCCCCGGGCGAGCGTTCCCCGGGCATGAACCGCCGCCGCATCCTCCTCGCGCTCGCCGTCGCGACCGGCGCCGGGCTGCTCCAGTACGCGGGCCAGGACCTCTCCTGGCTCTCCCTCGTCCCGGCCGCCGCCGGTCTCGCCCTGCTCGTCCCGTGCGTCCTGCGGCTGCTCCCGGCGGGCACCTTCCGCGCCGCCCGCGGGCTGCCGTCGGTGATCCTGCTGCGCGGGGTGGCGGCGGGGGCCTTCGTGGGCGCGGAGAGCTTCGTGCCGCTGATGCTGGTGACCCAGCGTGGCCTGTCCGCGACCGTCGCCGGTCTCTCCCTCACCGGCGGCGGGCTCACCTGGGCCCTGGGCTCCTGGACCCAGAGCCGCCCCCGCCTGGAGCCGTACCGGGAACGGATGATGGGGCTCGGCATGCTCCTCATCGCCGCGTCCATCGCGGCGGTGCCCCTGGCCCTCGCCGACTCCGTGCCGGCCTGGGCGGTGGCCGTGGCCTGGGTGTTCGGCGGCTACGGGATGGGGCTGGTCATCTCCAGCGGGAGCGTGCTGCTGCTGAAGCTCTCCCGTCCGGAGGACGCGGGCAGCAACTCCGCCTCCCTCCAGGTCTCCGACGCGCTCGGCAACATCGCCCTGGTCGGCCTCAGCGGTGTGCTCTTCGTGTCCTTCGGCGGCGGCTCGATCACCGCCACCGGCCCCACGACCTCCCACCACCCGGCCGCCTTCGGCGCGGTCTACGCGGCGATGGCGGCGGTGGCGGTGGTGGGGGCTTGGGTGACGACGCGGTTGCGACCCGTAACCGAGTAG
- a CDS encoding YeiH family protein, whose product MTLTAAPGRARQAAGWRPPATAYGLGFAVAGVAAAWGVHRLLPAVPLLTAAVVLGIVAAHLPGTRGLVRGVCRAGLSLAGKRLMRLGIVLLGLKLSLDDVLGLGWATVAMVLGVVAATFCGTWWLGRRMGLRGDQPLLIATGYAICGASAIGAVSEVSDSEERDVATSVALVTLCGTLAIAVLPLLQHPLGLGDAAFGRWVGASVHDVGQVVAAAQTAGPAALGDAVLVKLVRVALLAPLVAALATTVRARARAEGAPAPETERRRPPLVPLFVLGFLAMTALRSTGLVPTAALDTAATAQELLLAAALFGLGSAVHLPSLSRTGARVAALGLCAWVVIAGASYGGVLLTA is encoded by the coding sequence GTGACGCTGACCGCCGCGCCCGGCCGGGCACGCCAGGCGGCCGGATGGCGGCCGCCCGCCACGGCGTACGGACTCGGGTTCGCGGTGGCCGGGGTCGCGGCCGCCTGGGGCGTCCACCGGCTGCTGCCCGCCGTCCCCCTGCTGACCGCCGCCGTGGTGCTGGGCATCGTCGCCGCGCATCTGCCGGGGACGCGCGGACTCGTCCGGGGCGTCTGCCGCGCCGGGCTCTCCCTCGCCGGGAAGCGGCTGATGCGCCTGGGCATCGTGCTGCTCGGGCTCAAGCTCAGCCTGGACGATGTGCTGGGCCTCGGCTGGGCCACCGTGGCGATGGTCCTGGGCGTGGTCGCGGCCACCTTCTGCGGCACCTGGTGGCTCGGCCGCCGGATGGGGCTGCGCGGCGATCAGCCGCTGCTGATCGCCACGGGGTACGCCATCTGCGGGGCGTCCGCGATCGGTGCGGTGAGCGAGGTGTCGGACAGCGAGGAACGGGACGTGGCCACGTCCGTGGCGCTGGTGACGCTGTGCGGCACGCTCGCCATCGCCGTCCTGCCGCTGCTCCAGCACCCCTTGGGGCTCGGCGACGCGGCGTTCGGCCGGTGGGTGGGGGCGAGCGTGCACGACGTGGGCCAGGTCGTGGCGGCCGCGCAGACCGCCGGGCCGGCCGCGCTGGGCGACGCGGTGCTGGTCAAGCTGGTGCGGGTGGCCCTGCTCGCCCCGCTGGTCGCGGCGCTCGCGACCACCGTAAGGGCGCGGGCGCGCGCCGAGGGCGCGCCGGCGCCGGAGACGGAGCGGCGGCGGCCCCCGCTGGTGCCGCTGTTCGTCCTCGGCTTTCTCGCGATGACCGCCCTGCGCAGTACGGGCCTGGTGCCCACCGCGGCGCTCGACACCGCCGCCACGGCCCAGGAACTCCTCCTCGCCGCCGCCCTCTTCGGCCTGGGCAGCGCCGTCCACCTTCCCTCGCTCTCCCGCACCGGCGCTCGTGTCGCGGCGCTGGGGCTGTGCGCGTGGGTGGTGATCGCGGGGGCCTCGTACGGGGGCGTCCTGCTCACCGCGTAA
- a CDS encoding Arc family DNA-binding protein — MNLRLRDDQQEALKQRAEEEGRSMHAIVLQAIDRYLEQEADRESVRRLGAKYAARHADLLRRLGE, encoded by the coding sequence ATGAATCTCCGTCTGCGCGACGACCAGCAAGAGGCGCTCAAGCAGCGGGCCGAGGAGGAGGGCCGCAGTATGCACGCCATAGTGCTTCAGGCGATCGACCGGTATCTGGAGCAGGAGGCGGACCGGGAGTCGGTCCGGCGCCTGGGGGCGAAGTACGCGGCACGCCACGCGGACCTTCTGCGGAGGCTGGGGGAGTAA
- a CDS encoding LysR family transcriptional regulator produces the protein MFDSRHIKTFHEVVRSGSYSGAARALGYTQPAITQQMKALERAVGSPLFIRVGRGMRLTEAGETLARHADTILTSISTAQQQMSAITRLRSGRVRVCAFPSANATLIPEAMARLATAHPGVRVELLEGEPPESLGRVVRGECDITLAFTYPGLREETPAELVEIPLLEDQLTVLLPTGHPLARRRAVKLAELSGERWIAGCLRCRANFLHECAEQGFAPDIAFTTDDNLVVQSMVAAGLGVAMMPGLVLSFLCHQKVTGRALDPASRRRVSAYVLREHLEIPATARVLEELRTVAGNRIGC, from the coding sequence GTGTTCGATTCCCGGCACATCAAGACGTTCCATGAGGTGGTCCGCTCCGGCTCCTACTCCGGGGCCGCCCGCGCCCTCGGCTACACCCAGCCGGCCATCACCCAGCAGATGAAGGCGCTCGAACGGGCCGTCGGCAGCCCGCTGTTCATCCGGGTCGGCCGGGGGATGCGGCTCACCGAGGCGGGGGAGACCCTCGCCCGGCACGCCGACACCATCCTGACCAGCATCTCCACCGCCCAGCAGCAGATGAGCGCCATCACCCGGCTGCGTTCGGGGCGGGTGCGCGTCTGCGCCTTCCCCAGCGCCAACGCGACCCTCATCCCCGAGGCCATGGCCCGGCTCGCCACCGCCCATCCGGGGGTGCGGGTGGAGCTGCTGGAGGGCGAGCCGCCGGAGTCGCTGGGGCGGGTGGTGCGCGGGGAGTGCGACATCACCCTCGCCTTCACCTATCCCGGGCTGCGTGAGGAAACCCCCGCCGAGCTGGTGGAGATCCCGCTGCTGGAGGACCAGCTGACGGTGCTGCTGCCGACCGGGCATCCGCTGGCCAGACGGCGGGCGGTCAAGCTCGCCGAGCTGAGCGGGGAGCGCTGGATCGCGGGGTGTCTGCGGTGCCGCGCCAACTTCCTGCACGAATGCGCGGAGCAGGGCTTCGCCCCGGACATCGCCTTCACCACCGACGACAACCTGGTGGTGCAGAGCATGGTCGCGGCGGGGCTCGGCGTAGCGATGATGCCGGGGCTGGTGCTCTCGTTCCTGTGCCACCAGAAGGTCACCGGGCGCGCCCTGGACCCCGCCTCGCGCCGCCGGGTCTCGGCGTACGTACTGCGCGAACATCTGGAGATCCCCGCCACAGCGCGGGTGCTGGAGGAGCTGAGGACGGTGGCCGGGAACCGGATCGGATGCTGA
- a CDS encoding type II toxin-antitoxin system death-on-curing family toxin, with protein sequence MKYLTVQEVLDLAEIACGGQQIAVRDLGLLSSAVHRPQSQMFGIEAYAELFEKAAALLQSLAVNHPLVDGNKRMAWMCTVVFLDLNGTEMLDVDQDEAYKLVVGVASGAIEDVGEIAAGLRRLHEAM encoded by the coding sequence GTGAAGTACCTGACGGTCCAGGAAGTGCTGGACCTGGCGGAAATCGCCTGTGGGGGGCAGCAGATCGCGGTACGTGATCTGGGGTTGCTGAGTTCGGCGGTGCATCGCCCGCAGTCGCAGATGTTCGGCATAGAGGCGTACGCCGAGCTCTTCGAGAAGGCCGCCGCGCTGCTCCAGTCGCTCGCCGTCAACCACCCACTGGTGGACGGCAACAAACGGATGGCGTGGATGTGCACGGTGGTCTTCCTCGACCTCAACGGCACCGAGATGCTCGACGTCGACCAGGACGAGGCCTACAAGCTGGTGGTCGGCGTGGCCTCGGGCGCGATCGAGGACGTCGGGGAGATCGCGGCCGGATTGCGGAGGCTGCACGAGGCGATGTGA